ATACATTGGTAATCTGGTCGGTAAACGTTATCATTAAAGCTACAAGAACTATAAAAACCAATAATGCTTTAAGTCCAAATTTTTTATATAACAAAAACAATAAAATAGCGTACAAAGGCACAAAAGTAACTTCATGCGTTATAACTAGCCACAAATTATCCCAAATTGGCGAACCTAAATTATTTAAAAATAAAAATAACTTGGTATCGTATTCTAAAAGTTTTTCAATCATTTTAATGCTTTTGGCGTTTTACTTTCGTACGCAATTACTCTTCGTATTTTAAAATTTCATTATCATAAAACTCGGTAGCCTGTTTAATCATGTTCTCGGTTTCGGCTAGTAGTTCCTTTTCATCTTCATCATCAAAATCTTCAAACCATTCAATCTCATCATCTTCAAGATTAATAATAAATCTAGGAAATTCGGTATGAATCACATAAATAGCGTTTGGATAATCGGTGTTATCGCCAAGTATAAATTTTGGAAGGTTCATTTTAAGTTATAAGTTGCAAGTGCCAAAAATGCACTTAAGTTATTTAATTAATCAAAGTTATAATTTATTCGCTATTGAAATAAAAACAGTCTATAATTTATTAATCATATTTATTCATTGGTATTGATTTCTTTTTATAGAACTCGTTTAAATTTTTTAAAATTGGCTAAAAAATATCCTTTTACACGCGCTTTTTGTCCTCCTCAAGTAGCCCTACTATTTGGGTGATTAAAAATTAATCATGGCTGTTTAATATCAAAATTAATTTTCAAAATGACTTTCTAAAATAAGCTTTTTAGTTAAATAATTAAATCGAATATACAATAAAATAGCCGCTGTTGTTAACCCAGCAAGTAAACCCAACCATATTCCAAAACTTCCAAAAGCGGTTTCTTTACCTAAAAACCAACTAATAGGAAACCCAATAAGCCAGTACGAAAAAAACGTAATAATAGTTGGTATCTTAACGTCTTGCAAACCACGTAACGCTCCTAAAACAATGACTTGAATGCTATCACTTATTTGAAAAATGGCCGCAGCAATTAATAATTTGGAGGCTATTTTTATTACTTCTGTATTATCAACTAAATTTTTTGCATCATCAAAATCTACATATAATTTTGGCAATTGGTTATTCAGCAAAAAGAACATGGCAGCAAAACAAAACGCTAAAATAATACCCAATAAAAATATTGAAAAAGCGATTCGACGTAAATAGATATAATTTTGCAAGCCTTTTTGGTTTCCTACACGTATCATAGCTGCTACACTTAACCCCGTAGCTACCATAAATGTCATGGAACTTAAATTTAATGCAATTTGATTCGCCGCTTGCGGATTTTTACCCAACAACCCGCTTAACCAAATAGCTGCCGTAAAAATTCCTACTTCAAAAAACATTTGCATGGCACTGGGCGAACCTAAATCTAAAATTCTCCTAAGCATTAATTTATTTAATACAAAAAACTTTATGTGGGTTACAAATGCTTTCGACTTTTCTTTTCGTTTAAGTAAAAACCATATATGCCAAACCATGATCATTCTTGATATTAATGTGCCATAAGCAGCTCCAACAATACCCATTTCCGGGAAACCAAATTTTCCGAAGATTAACAAATAATTAAAAACCACATTTAAAATATTCGCTACAATAGTGGCATACATGGGATAACGTGTCATAGACAAGCCATCGCTAAACTGTTTAAACCCTTGAAAAACGATTAAAGGGATCAATGAAAAGGCTACCAAATCTAAATACGGAATTGCTAACTCAACAACCTCTACAGGCTGCTTCATTAAATACATAAGCGGTTTCGCTAATAGCACTAATAGAAAAAGTGCCACACCAATAAATGTGCATAAAAACAATCCGTGCTTGAATGTAGATTTTCCTTTTTCAAAATTTTTCTCTGCATCGGCTTCGGCAATTAAAGGAGTTATGGCCGTAGAAAAGCCAATACCCAAAGACATGGCAATAAACATAAAACTATTGCCTAAAGACACGGCTGCAAGCTCGGCAGTTCCTAATTGACCAACCATGATATTATCTACAAAACTAACAAACGTGTGTCCCAACATACCCAACATAACGGGTGCCGCTAGTTGCCAATTATATGTAAATTCTTTGGTATAGTTTTTTAATTGCATTCTGCAAAAATAGGCTTTAGGAATAGCATAGACCAATTTTTCAAAAAAATCATTTTAGGCAAATAAACCATGGACTTGAAGTCCATAGTTTTGTTTGCAGACTAAAAGTCAAGGTTAGTTTGCAAAATTAATCGGTGAAATTTTACCGCAGATTCGCAAATTTTTATCATTTTAGGT
This genomic window from Mariniflexile sp. TRM1-10 contains:
- a CDS encoding MATE family efflux transporter, giving the protein MQLKNYTKEFTYNWQLAAPVMLGMLGHTFVSFVDNIMVGQLGTAELAAVSLGNSFMFIAMSLGIGFSTAITPLIAEADAEKNFEKGKSTFKHGLFLCTFIGVALFLLVLLAKPLMYLMKQPVEVVELAIPYLDLVAFSLIPLIVFQGFKQFSDGLSMTRYPMYATIVANILNVVFNYLLIFGKFGFPEMGIVGAAYGTLISRMIMVWHIWFLLKRKEKSKAFVTHIKFFVLNKLMLRRILDLGSPSAMQMFFEVGIFTAAIWLSGLLGKNPQAANQIALNLSSMTFMVATGLSVAAMIRVGNQKGLQNYIYLRRIAFSIFLLGIILAFCFAAMFFLLNNQLPKLYVDFDDAKNLVDNTEVIKIASKLLIAAAIFQISDSIQVIVLGALRGLQDVKIPTIITFFSYWLIGFPISWFLGKETAFGSFGIWLGLLAGLTTAAILLYIRFNYLTKKLILESHFEN